In the Lysinibacillus sp. PLM2 genome, one interval contains:
- a CDS encoding nucleoid-associated protein, translating into MRGMGNMQGMMKKMQKMQKEMMQAQEELNAREFEGAAGGGMVKITMNGQREVLGIKLDPSVVDPEDVEMLEDLLVIATNDALKKVEETTTSTMGKFTQGLNLPF; encoded by the coding sequence ATGCGTGGAATGGGCAATATGCAGGGTATGATGAAAAAAATGCAAAAAATGCAAAAAGAAATGATGCAAGCACAAGAGGAATTAAACGCGAGGGAGTTTGAAGGTGCTGCAGGTGGCGGTATGGTGAAAATCACTATGAACGGCCAAAGAGAAGTGCTTGGAATAAAATTAGACCCATCTGTTGTAGATCCTGAAGATGTTGAAATGTTAGAAGACCTATTAGTTATTGCAACTAATGATGCTTTAAAGAAAGTAGAAGAAACAACTACTTCAACAATGGGTAAATTCACTCAAGGCTTAAACCTTCCATTCTAG
- the recR gene encoding recombination protein RecR, translated as MYYPEPISKLIDSFMKLPGIGPKTAARLAFFVLTMKEDTVSTFAKALIDAKRNLTYCSVCGHITDVDPCQICSDKQRDVSTICVVQDPKDVIAMEKMRDYQGLYHVLHGAISPMDGVGPEDINVASLITRLQDERVQELILATNPTIEGEATAMYISRLVKPSGIKTTRIAHGLPVGGDLEYADEVTLSKALEGRREL; from the coding sequence ATGTATTACCCTGAACCAATATCAAAGCTAATCGATAGCTTTATGAAATTGCCAGGAATCGGACCGAAGACTGCGGCTCGACTGGCATTTTTCGTTTTAACTATGAAAGAAGATACCGTATCAACCTTTGCAAAGGCTTTAATCGATGCGAAACGTAATTTAACCTATTGTTCGGTTTGTGGACATATCACAGACGTGGATCCTTGCCAAATTTGTTCAGATAAACAAAGAGATGTTTCAACAATCTGTGTTGTTCAAGATCCAAAGGACGTAATTGCAATGGAGAAAATGCGTGATTATCAGGGACTTTATCATGTTCTTCATGGCGCGATTTCACCAATGGATGGCGTTGGACCTGAAGATATCAATGTTGCATCATTAATTACCCGTTTGCAGGATGAACGTGTACAAGAGTTAATATTAGCGACAAACCCTACTATTGAGGGTGAGGCTACAGCAATGTATATTTCCCGCTTAGTAAAACCTTCGGGGATTAAAACAACTCGCATTGCCCACGGTCTACCTGTTGGCGGCGATTTGGAATATGCAGATGAGGTTACATTATCTAAGGCGTTAGAAGGCCGCAGAGAATTGTAA